A region of Anolis carolinensis isolate JA03-04 unplaced genomic scaffold, rAnoCar3.1.pri scaffold_7, whole genome shotgun sequence DNA encodes the following proteins:
- the smim44 gene encoding small integral membrane protein 44 — MDRSAPAQPWVRAPASTTAMETPRGEQSGESAAAAAFAEYRPPSLDDIRVPRYAVYVCMAVLIVLGVAYAIVGHLIDDLAHDLADWAFGPKVDEKKPPEEDGDRDGSGSAGIHLDWHGEDLLLTAEESPGG, encoded by the exons ATGGATAGATCCGCGCCCGCCCAGCCCTGGGTCCGTGCTCCAGCATCCACGACTGCCATGGAGACCCCCAGGGGAGAGCAGTCAGGGGAGagtgctgccgccgccgcctttGCGGAGTACCGCCCCCCGTCCCTGGACGACATCCGTGTCCCGCGCTACGCCGTGTACGTGTGCATGGCGGTGCTGATCGTGCTGGGCGTGGCCTACGCCATCGTGGGACACCTCATCGACGACCTGGCCCACGACCTGGCCG ACTGGGCTTTCGGCCCCAAAGTGGACGAGAAGAAGCCCCCGGAAGAGGACGGGGATCGGGACGGATCGGGATCCGCCGGGATCCACTTGGATTGGCACGGGGAGGATCTCCTCTTGACGGCGGAGGAGAGCCCAGGCGGCTGA
- the LOC134293153 gene encoding uncharacterized protein LOC134293153 — MQIPSLIDFAPSMLFKQDYIPLCKTGTDFDAGNKRRNGSISGSAKKPDRQDFIGCPLSPGPESTTATTFQEKRISGCRSKENSGAEKHTMESAMNAFLLAGILLFVPGSYGQEVTGTTEGSSYLQPWLVGLAAVVVFLGVIFVASLVNRIFFANKTKDDQETGAETDVELRPTSRTVYDNLAVEVAEDGHPSSSSAAEAKVTDGKQTAM, encoded by the exons atgcaaataccctctctgattgactttgcaccttcaatgctattcaagcaaGATTATATTCCGCTTTGCAAGACGGGAACGGACTTTGACGCCGGGAACAAAAGGCGGAACGGCTCGATATCGGGCTCGGCGAAGAAACCAGATCGGCAGGATTTTATCGGCTGCCCTTTGAGTCCGGGTCCAGAGTCGACCACGGCAACCACGTTTCAAGAGAAACGGATCTCCGGTTGTCGCTCAAAGGAAAACAGCGGAGCAGAGAAACACACCATGGAGTCGGCTATGAACGCATTTCTGCTTGCGGGGATCCTACTTTTTGTTCCCGGATCGTACGGTCAAG AGGTGACGGGGACCACGGAGGGCTCGAGCTACCTGCAGCCGTGGCTGGTGGGCCTGGCGGCCGTGGTGGTCTTCCTGGGGGTCATCTTCGTGGCCTCGCTCGTCAACCGGATCTTCTTTGCCAACAAGAC GAAGGACGATCAAGAAACGGGAGCCGAGACAGACGTCGAACTCAG GCCCACGAGCCGCACTGTCTACGACAACCTGGCGGTGGAAGTGGCCGAAGATGGCCACCCGTCCTCCTCGTCCGCGGCCGAGGCCAAAGTGACCGATGGGAAGCAGACCGCCATGTGA